The following are encoded together in the bacterium genome:
- a CDS encoding secondary thiamine-phosphate synthase enzyme YjbQ, with product MTELVAGSGVDEGLCSVYVPHATAAIVVNENDDPNVCVDVLDALDRLVPDGIWRHDRVDGNAAAHIQATILGPGETIPVRAGRLLLGTWQAVMLVELDGPRERRVVVTIR from the coding sequence GTGACGGAGCTGGTTGCCGGCTCCGGCGTGGACGAGGGCCTGTGCAGCGTCTACGTGCCGCACGCGACGGCCGCCATCGTCGTCAACGAGAACGACGATCCCAACGTGTGCGTCGACGTGCTCGACGCGCTCGATCGCCTGGTGCCGGACGGCATCTGGCGACACGATCGCGTCGATGGGAACGCGGCGGCACACATCCAGGCCACCATCCTGGGACCCGGCGAGACGATCCCCGTCCGCGCCGGGCGGCTGCTACTCGGAACCTGGCAGGCCGTGATGCTCGTAGAGCTCGACGGCCCGCGCGAACGCCGGGTCGTGGTGACGATCCGCTAG
- a CDS encoding L,D-transpeptidase family protein, translating into MLGRIVVVALMSMVLAAPASAEYDEAAFFAKAHPSYTIPTPGPHALPAVIGEVQIYRVRKGDTLMDLARLYGLGYNEIVEANPEIDPWVPPVGATVLLPTQWILPCCSYSGVIVNIPEMRLFYYQPGPEGMTIVHTYPVGLGRDDWRTPAGSFRIAGKTVNPTWNIPASIREEHIRERGDYRTSIPGGDPDNPLGKYRFELTMPMYRIHGTNIPWGVGMQVSHGCIRLYPEDIERLFPLVPVGAPGQFTYQTVKLGSKDNAVWAEVHEDIYGYTPAIFQEAENLAAKRGVGERVDRGLLERGLQDAGGMPFRISGTQQPSPDAATPMASRDLADGAADTLGCQARAD; encoded by the coding sequence ATGCTGGGTCGGATCGTCGTGGTCGCGTTGATGTCCATGGTGCTCGCTGCTCCTGCGTCGGCGGAGTACGACGAGGCGGCGTTCTTCGCGAAGGCGCATCCGTCGTACACCATCCCGACGCCCGGACCGCATGCGCTACCGGCGGTCATCGGCGAAGTGCAGATCTACCGCGTTCGCAAGGGCGATACCCTGATGGACCTCGCCCGCCTGTACGGGCTCGGGTACAACGAGATCGTCGAGGCGAATCCCGAGATCGATCCGTGGGTGCCGCCAGTCGGAGCGACGGTCCTGCTGCCGACGCAGTGGATCCTGCCCTGCTGCAGCTACAGCGGCGTCATCGTCAACATCCCGGAGATGCGGCTGTTCTACTACCAGCCCGGTCCGGAGGGCATGACCATCGTCCACACCTATCCGGTGGGTCTCGGACGCGACGACTGGCGTACGCCGGCAGGCAGCTTCCGCATCGCCGGCAAGACGGTGAACCCGACCTGGAACATCCCCGCCTCGATCCGCGAGGAGCACATCCGCGAGCGCGGCGACTACCGCACGTCGATCCCCGGCGGCGACCCGGACAACCCGCTCGGCAAGTACCGCTTCGAGCTGACGATGCCGATGTACCGCATCCACGGCACGAACATCCCGTGGGGCGTGGGCATGCAGGTGAGCCACGGCTGCATCCGGCTCTACCCCGAGGACATCGAGCGGCTCTTCCCGCTGGTCCCGGTCGGGGCGCCCGGCCAGTTCACTTACCAGACGGTGAAGCTCGGCTCGAAGGACAATGCCGTGTGGGCCGAGGTTCACGAGGACATCTACGGCTACACACCGGCGATCTTCCAGGAAGCCGAGAACCTGGCCGCCAAGCGCGGGGTCGGCGAGCGCGTCGACCGTGGGCTCCTCGAGCGCGGGCTCCAGGACGCGGGCGGCATGCCGTTCCGCATCTCCGGCACGCAGCAGCCCTCACCCGACGCGGCGACGCCGATGGCGTCGAGGGACCTTGCAGACGGAGCTGCGGATACGCTCGGCTGCCAAGCGCGAGCTGATTGA
- a CDS encoding FAD-dependent oxidoreductase, producing the protein MAHVVLPAERLPVAHAADVVVAGGGAAGIAAAVTAARLGLRTVLVDDASFLGGMSTGGCVGTFCGFYRRERDASLVRLVGGFAVEVMDRLAADGQCYGPVPFKATGAVPYVPWALKRLYDDVVDAEPNLTLLLHARVVRTLARDGRVEALEVSTRGGRVALQASYVVDATGDAAVVADAGLPTERGTALQYPSMMFTMQHVDLEAALPTLLALGELLERHYESAGLPRRSGNVIPTGRSGEVLVAISRVAVGGRAPDATDADELTRSEMLGREQADRLGAFLRAQVPGFGEAFVADAAPRLGIRESRRIRGIYALGGDDVLGGRRFADGVARGAWPIELHADDGRTEWRFLDDGLWYEVPYRCLLPVGTQNVLAVGRCVSATREGFASVRVLGTCFAEGQAAAAAIATALPHATPLAVVDVDAVRARLVAIGAL; encoded by the coding sequence ATGGCGCACGTCGTCCTGCCCGCCGAACGTCTGCCGGTCGCACATGCCGCCGACGTCGTCGTCGCCGGCGGCGGGGCGGCCGGCATCGCGGCCGCCGTCACGGCGGCGCGCCTCGGGTTGCGCACGGTGCTCGTCGACGACGCGTCCTTCCTCGGCGGCATGTCGACGGGCGGCTGTGTCGGCACGTTCTGCGGCTTCTACCGTCGCGAGCGCGACGCCAGCCTCGTCCGCCTGGTCGGCGGCTTCGCGGTCGAGGTGATGGATCGGCTCGCGGCCGACGGCCAGTGCTACGGTCCCGTGCCCTTCAAGGCCACCGGCGCGGTGCCGTACGTCCCCTGGGCGCTGAAGCGCCTCTACGACGACGTCGTGGATGCCGAGCCGAACCTGACCCTGCTGCTGCACGCCCGCGTCGTGCGGACGCTGGCGCGCGACGGACGCGTGGAGGCGCTCGAGGTCTCGACGCGCGGCGGGCGCGTCGCCCTGCAGGCGTCCTACGTGGTCGACGCCACCGGCGACGCGGCGGTGGTCGCCGACGCGGGCCTGCCCACCGAGCGCGGCACCGCGCTCCAGTATCCGTCGATGATGTTCACCATGCAGCACGTCGATCTGGAGGCGGCGCTGCCGACGCTGCTCGCGCTCGGCGAGCTGCTCGAGCGTCACTACGAGAGTGCCGGGCTGCCGCGACGCTCGGGCAACGTCATCCCGACCGGGCGGTCGGGCGAGGTGCTGGTCGCCATCAGCCGCGTCGCGGTCGGCGGCCGCGCGCCGGACGCGACCGACGCCGACGAGCTCACGCGCAGCGAGATGCTCGGCCGCGAGCAGGCCGACCGGCTGGGCGCGTTCCTGCGCGCGCAGGTGCCCGGCTTCGGCGAGGCGTTCGTCGCGGACGCGGCGCCGCGCCTCGGCATCCGCGAGTCGCGTCGCATCCGCGGCATCTACGCGCTCGGCGGCGACGACGTCCTCGGCGGCCGGCGCTTCGCCGACGGCGTCGCGCGCGGCGCGTGGCCGATCGAGCTGCACGCCGACGACGGGCGCACCGAGTGGCGCTTCCTCGACGACGGCCTCTGGTACGAGGTGCCGTATCGCTGTCTCCTGCCGGTGGGAACGCAGAACGTGCTGGCCGTCGGCCGATGCGTCTCGGCGACGCGCGAAGGTTTCGCGTCCGTGCGGGTGCTCGGCACGTGCTTTGCCGAGGGGCAGGCCGCGGCGGCGGCGATCGCGACGGCCCTGCCGCATGCAACCCCGCTCGCCGTCGTCGACGTCGACGCCGTCCGTGCCCGACTGGTGGCCATCGGGGCACTCTGA
- a CDS encoding SDR family oxidoreductase gives MGEEIALVTGASSGIGEALARRLARDGRALGLVARRADRLEALAIELRGAHHVVVHVLPADLTASGAVATLVADIATRGLDVDWLVNNAGFGTVGRFDRLPLDRELDEITLNVEALVELTGRFLPGMVRRRRGVVMNVSSIGGYVPSAYMATYTGTKAFVLSFSEAIAAELAGTGVDVLCVCPGATRTEFQGTAGVDLSVPDFVWQSADEVADEAVRAVGRGSVVVNGILNKLTIASAKFLPRTLLARVTGRMFRPKEA, from the coding sequence ATGGGCGAGGAGATCGCGCTCGTCACCGGCGCGTCGAGCGGGATCGGCGAGGCGCTGGCGCGACGCCTGGCGCGCGACGGACGCGCGCTGGGCCTGGTCGCCCGACGCGCGGACCGCCTCGAAGCCCTCGCGATCGAGCTGCGCGGCGCGCACCATGTCGTCGTGCACGTGCTGCCGGCCGACCTCACCGCGTCCGGCGCCGTCGCGACGCTGGTCGCGGACATCGCGACGCGCGGGCTCGACGTCGACTGGCTCGTGAACAACGCGGGCTTCGGGACCGTCGGCCGCTTCGACCGGCTGCCGCTGGACCGCGAGCTCGACGAGATCACGCTCAACGTGGAGGCGTTGGTGGAGCTCACCGGACGGTTCCTGCCCGGCATGGTGCGCCGCCGGCGCGGCGTGGTCATGAACGTCTCGTCGATCGGCGGCTACGTCCCGAGCGCCTACATGGCGACGTACACCGGCACGAAGGCCTTCGTGCTGAGCTTCAGCGAGGCGATCGCCGCCGAGCTCGCGGGCACGGGCGTCGACGTCCTGTGCGTCTGCCCCGGCGCGACCCGGACGGAGTTCCAGGGCACGGCGGGCGTCGACCTCAGCGTGCCGGACTTCGTCTGGCAGAGCGCCGACGAGGTCGCCGACGAGGCCGTCCGCGCGGTCGGGCGCGGCAGCGTGGTGGTCAACGGCATCCTCAACAAGCTCACGATCGCCTCCGCGAAGTTCCTGCCGCGCACGCTGCTCGCGCGCGTGACCGGACGCATGTTCCGTCCGAAGGAGGCGTGA
- a CDS encoding SDR family oxidoreductase, whose amino-acid sequence MGRDAVLVTGASSGIGEQLARRLACERRDLVLVARRVDRLEELAATLRAQHGVAVDVVPQDLGAPGGPDALVAELAQRGLDVDWLVNNAGFGTSGPFFRLPVEREVEQVRLNMRAPVALAGRLLPGMVARGRGLVMNVASVAGYGPMPYTATYAATKAFLIAWSEALAVEMEGTGVRVLCVCPGFTRTEFQAVAKAKTDMVPAFAWMSAEAVADQAVRAAKGRSGVLVNGLLNNLMTVGMRLAPRRLLARVTAGAMRGRL is encoded by the coding sequence GTGGGCCGCGACGCCGTCCTCGTCACCGGCGCGTCGAGCGGGATCGGCGAGCAGCTCGCGCGCCGCCTCGCCTGCGAGCGTCGCGACCTCGTGCTGGTCGCCCGGCGCGTCGATCGGCTCGAGGAGCTGGCGGCGACGCTGCGCGCGCAGCACGGCGTCGCCGTCGACGTCGTGCCGCAGGACCTCGGCGCTCCGGGCGGACCGGACGCTCTCGTGGCCGAGCTGGCGCAGCGTGGTCTCGACGTCGACTGGCTCGTCAACAACGCCGGGTTCGGCACCTCCGGGCCGTTCTTCCGCCTTCCGGTCGAGCGCGAGGTCGAGCAGGTCCGGCTCAACATGCGGGCGCCGGTGGCGTTGGCGGGCCGCCTCTTGCCGGGGATGGTCGCCCGCGGACGCGGGCTCGTGATGAACGTCGCCTCCGTCGCCGGCTACGGGCCCATGCCCTACACCGCGACCTACGCCGCGACGAAGGCCTTCCTCATCGCCTGGTCCGAGGCGCTCGCCGTCGAGATGGAGGGCACCGGCGTGCGCGTCCTGTGCGTCTGCCCGGGGTTCACACGCACCGAATTCCAGGCGGTCGCGAAGGCCAAGACCGACATGGTTCCCGCCTTCGCCTGGATGTCCGCCGAGGCCGTCGCCGATCAGGCCGTGCGGGCCGCGAAGGGGCGCTCCGGCGTGCTCGTCAACGGTCTTCTCAACAACCTCATGACGGTCGGCATGCGCCTCGCCCCGCGCCGCCTGCTCGCGCGGGTCACGGCCGGGGCGATGCGCGGCCGACTGTAG